The window CTTACAGCACATACAGTCTCCTTTACAGACCATTCACGTAGTTTACTGTCTTTTGGTTGAGACTTGTAAACAAGGGTGCCATCATTTATAATTTCACTATATTGCATAATCAATTGTCTGCTATGTTATGTAAATGTTGTAAATAAATCCCATACCAAAGTCCAGTACCACTCACATGAATTTCTTTAATATTGAAACGATCCATTAGTGACAGGAACATCGGCAAACCTAAACGCATTGTTATTTGGTCATCGAGTCGTTTACTACTTCCAGATGCTTCAAAGTCAAACTCATTCAGTTGTTCAACTGTATCGAATTGATCCAGAATAGCCTGAGTGCAGGTCTCAATACAAGCTTCAATTTTTTCGCGTGTCATTACTCTATCATGCTGGGCTGCATTATTCTTTCCACCAGTTGCATGCGTAATAGCAGTTCCTACACTAATACAGAAACTCTCAGTTTCCGATGTCATAGCATCCCCCATATTTTTGTAGAATACGACCAATCGTTCCTTCAACTTCTGGTCACTACGCTTTAACGCTTCTGAAACAGGAGTATCTCTATCTGAATCCAAGAATAAAATATTACGTAAAGCCGTAGTACCAAGATTTATACTATATGAACTAACAAGGTCACTATTTTGGAATACAGACACTTCAGTAGATCCACCACCTTGATCAATCATAATAACATGTTGAGAAGACAACATTTGTTGCTTATACCTAGAACTGAATAGATAAGCAAACATAGTGGAAACCGATTCTTCTTTTTTAGAAAGAATACGAACATTAATGCCAGTCTTCTCTTTTATAAATGCTATGATATCATCACGATTACGAGCTGTACGGTATGCGGCAGTTGCTACAGTATAAACTACATCAACATCTTCCTGCATCATTACTCGTTTCCAATTACGAATTGTTGGTAAAACGTTTCTCTCAAAATAACGTAAGTTCATGTCATTCTGAGCATCCAAGCCCTTACCAGTTTCTGTTTTATTGGCATTTCTAATAAAGTTTTGGAAGTTAAATTCGTCAACTTTAGCATTTTTAATCAATTCCTGATCTTTACCAATCAAACACTTCACAGCCTTAGTCGAAAGTTCAAGGACAGCTATTTTAGGATTTATCCTATTAGCATTTGGTTTCAGCCAAGTTTCAATCACTCTAAGATGTCCATCGGTTTCAGGATTAATATCTCTAGTGTTGAGATTTGCTGAACGGTTCTTAGAAATAGGACGTGGGCGTTTCTTCATTAGTTTGTGTTCCCAATGAATTATTCTACCATTCGGATTGTTTTTGATGCTATCAAAGACATTCTTATAAATAGCTTCTCCTTCTTTGTTTTTGTATGTAGAATAATGTGCACTATTGCCCACTATGATCAATAGACGCTTGGCACGAGACAAAGCTACATTCAGACGATTGGGGGATTTTGCAAAGCCAAAGTCCGTTTGCTTTCTGTAGCCCAAATCCTTATAAACGCGATAGTCTGGAGCCTGCTTCTCATTTTCTGCAATACAATTACTTCTTACTAGAGAAACAATTACAACATTCCTTTCCATACCTTGGAATCTATCAACAGAACTTGGCTTTAATGTCAGTTTCCCTGAATACTTCCCCTGCAGCTGTCTTAATAACCTTAACTGAGCTCCATAGAAAGTAATCAATCCTATCTCTTTGTCCTCTTCATTTACAAATTTATCATTGTAAGAAGCAAATGAATCTGACGAAGCCATCTGGGACAACACCCATTCTATAGCATCCACTTCACCACGGTTTGTTCGCGATGTACCTTCTGCAATTTCAGGTGAATTAGTATCAATCCAAATCACATGATTCTCTGGTGATATAAGTCCCTCGATGTTTATCCCGTGATAACGTGAGAACGGGGTGCCTTCAGACTCATAGTCCTCATTAATAAAACCACATTCCAATCCGCCATCTTTTGTGTAAAATTGCTCAATAACTTTATTTATATCAGGATGCATTCGATATTGTTTTCTAAATGTCCCCTTGATAGAATCGTTCGCTTGAGTAAAAAGGCGTTCAAAGTGCGATTTTTCGAGTTGGTCAAAATGATACCTGACAAATTTTTCCAACTCGATAATTTGCTCTTTCTCTTCTACATCAACAGATTGTAGTGCTTGGTAATGAAGCTTGTATAGAATATCTTCTCTATCAAGATTTGGCGGAAGTTGACGATGATCTCCAATTATAATTGACTTTGTTCCATAAACCAAAGGCATAGATAATTCTGAAGGTGTCGCTTTTGATGCTTCATCCTGAACGACCACATCAAATGCTAAATGCTCATCGTCCATAAAAACGGTTTTATATCGTTTCATAAAACGACTTTCTACATCTTCTTTCTGAGATTCTATAGCAGCATAGTTCTTTTCAGTGATGGAGCTACAAGTTGCTCCTATAACATTACAATTATTACGATAAAGATTAAATACCTTTTTACGAAACTCCATAGGTAGATTGAGCATGAAATGAAACCATGCTCTTTCTATTGTCTCATCTTGAATCTGTGAGCGATTAATGATATTCTTCATCCATCTAACCAAGACGATGTTGTCTTGATTAAATAGTTTATACTCATCAGACTCTTCAATAGCTCGATTGTCTTCTGCCAATATATAATTTTTGGAAAAATCAATACCAGCCCATTTCATCATCTCTGTGATTGCATATGGTAAGCCTTCAGACGAGAATTTATCACCAGCGCCAATTCGTATGGGCTTTACAATGTTATGATCAGAGAATTTCAAACGGTCTAATGCATTATCTACTGCCAAGTTCGCTTCTGAGGTGAGCAGAGTACGATCTTTAGGATTTGTCAATGCTAATTGCCAAATTAATTCAGCTATAGCAGTTGATTTTCCTGTTCCTGGAGGCCCCTGTATTACGGCTAAATCCTTTGCTTCGACAGCCTTTGCAATTGATTCTATCTGCCACTCGTTTAAGTGTTTATTTAGCTGATTAGCTTTAATTTGTTCAATTCTGCTCTTTACTTTTTTTTCGTCAGTTGGAGTCGCTTTACTAGCATCAAACAAATAGCTCGCAAGCATAGGATTTCTTAGCTGCTCGAAATTCTCTGTAATAAAATCAAAGGACTCCTGTAATCGATTTACTTTCTCGGAATCACCCGTCAAATCTGTTGACACCTTAGAGAGTTTCTTATCACTGACCAATTTGTCAACTGCGGTAATATTATCCTTGTCGATGATAAATGTTAGACTTGGATAGTTTACATTTTTCAGTTTACCAACCTCAATGCCATCACAACTGAATGTTTCACCACGAAGTGTTCCTATAACAACAGCTTCATGCTCTTGCTGCCCAAAAACATTACGTTCAATTAAAAACTTATCTTGTTCCTCTAATGGGAAAATTTCAAAGTCAAAGGGTATTGGTTCGTACTCTTTTTCCTCTCCGGTTTCTTCATCTTCAACAGTACAGCCTTCTTTAATCTCAGTCAAGATATCACGAAGCGCAATGAAAAAATCTCGTGCCTGAGAATGAGAACTATAAGCCTGTCGAAAGGACAATTCCCCTTTCTTATTAGAAACAATAACTATATTGGGAAAACAGTCTTCAAGCTGAGATTCAATATTTTCTCTATGTTCCTTCTTATAATTCCAAATCCGTCCCTCAACATATGGCTGAGGAAAGAAATTCATATATAGACACTCACATTCTTCTTCAAAAGCCTTTAACGAACTTGAAGGGATTGTGTCAATATTGGCATAAAAGTTCCAAGAATCTTTACCAATCGGTATTAAATCAGTATTGAATCTTTGCTTAAACGATTTCTGAAACAACTCAAACTTAGATTCTGTATTTAGCTTTACAACCAATTTACCATCTGCCTTGTTAAGCCTCGCAGAATTAGCATCAAGCAAAATTGGCTGCTTCATGTATTGAAGCAGACATTTATTGATTTGAGTGAAAATTTTCCAAATTTCTCTGATGGATTTTTCTTCTCCACCCAAATTGTCTATATCTAAGGCAACTTGTTCCCTTATCGCTTGTTCATCAATTTTTTTCTTGCTAAGATTATACCGTGGATTGCCATATTTATCAGGCTTTCCTGGACCAAGAACAACAACTTCAATTTCCTGTCCGATCGCAAGATAATTCGAAACTTGCCCAAACTTACACGGAACCTCGGAATAATGAATCATGCCCGACGCTCTACCTTCAAGTTTTACAAATGCACCAATATCAGTGATATTAGAGATTTGAACCTTTATGTTATCTCCCTTGTTATATTCCATAAGTCAATTTGTGAAATTGGATTTAAGCCGATGGTCATTATTTATTGCTTACTAACAAATCTTTAACATCAACTTCTAGCGCATCTGCAATCGAATTAAGCGTAATCAAATCAGGCTGTACTCGCTGATTGACATATTTTGATACTGTTGTATTACTCTTGCCAAGGTAGTGTTACATTTAGTGTGTCTCTAGTCTATTGCTTTATCAGTCTTATAACAAATTTATTTCTTTTTTTTAATTTCACCTAATCCATGACATGTATTTTTTAATTCCGATACTTGCACAAGGATTACATGCGCAGCATGCAACTTGCTTGTCCTTGTGCAAGTAAGAGGAATTAAGGACCTTTGTCATGGGTTGGCGGGAAATACCTTCACTCACCGGGGAACAACGTCTTGTCCCTGTCAATACCGGGTAATTCCCTGTTATAAGCATCCTTGTCCATCGCCACTTTACCGATGAGTACCAGTACCGACTCCTCATTGGGCATTGCCCCTCGCATCTTCAATACGCGCCGGAAGTCCTTGTTAAGCCGCTCTATCCAATTTGTGGTGTAGACCATTGACTGGATACGGGGGTGGAATTGCAGATAGGTGAAGTAATATTTGTAGGAAATATCCTCCCCCATCCTTTTGATGCTCCTGTAATCCTTTCCCCATTTTTGGCAAAGTGCCGTCCAGTTTTGCCAGGCTTCGCACTTGGTGTAGTCTTTCTGGCCCGTACGGAACACTTCGCGTAAATCCTCCGCCAGCTCCATTTTGTCACCATGGCGCACTTTGGAGAGCATGTTGCGCTTCAAATGGGTGACGCACCGCTGCAGCAGGGTCTTCGGATAAACGACCGACAGGGCC of the Petrimonas mucosa genome contains:
- a CDS encoding AAA domain-containing protein — protein: MEYNKGDNIKVQISNITDIGAFVKLEGRASGMIHYSEVPCKFGQVSNYLAIGQEIEVVVLGPGKPDKYGNPRYNLSKKKIDEQAIREQVALDIDNLGGEEKSIREIWKIFTQINKCLLQYMKQPILLDANSARLNKADGKLVVKLNTESKFELFQKSFKQRFNTDLIPIGKDSWNFYANIDTIPSSSLKAFEEECECLYMNFFPQPYVEGRIWNYKKEHRENIESQLEDCFPNIVIVSNKKGELSFRQAYSSHSQARDFFIALRDILTEIKEGCTVEDEETGEEKEYEPIPFDFEIFPLEEQDKFLIERNVFGQQEHEAVVIGTLRGETFSCDGIEVGKLKNVNYPSLTFIIDKDNITAVDKLVSDKKLSKVSTDLTGDSEKVNRLQESFDFITENFEQLRNPMLASYLFDASKATPTDEKKVKSRIEQIKANQLNKHLNEWQIESIAKAVEAKDLAVIQGPPGTGKSTAIAELIWQLALTNPKDRTLLTSEANLAVDNALDRLKFSDHNIVKPIRIGAGDKFSSEGLPYAITEMMKWAGIDFSKNYILAEDNRAIEESDEYKLFNQDNIVLVRWMKNIINRSQIQDETIERAWFHFMLNLPMEFRKKVFNLYRNNCNVIGATCSSITEKNYAAIESQKEDVESRFMKRYKTVFMDDEHLAFDVVVQDEASKATPSELSMPLVYGTKSIIIGDHRQLPPNLDREDILYKLHYQALQSVDVEEKEQIIELEKFVRYHFDQLEKSHFERLFTQANDSIKGTFRKQYRMHPDINKVIEQFYTKDGGLECGFINEDYESEGTPFSRYHGINIEGLISPENHVIWIDTNSPEIAEGTSRTNRGEVDAIEWVLSQMASSDSFASYNDKFVNEEDKEIGLITFYGAQLRLLRQLQGKYSGKLTLKPSSVDRFQGMERNVVIVSLVRSNCIAENEKQAPDYRVYKDLGYRKQTDFGFAKSPNRLNVALSRAKRLLIIVGNSAHYSTYKNKEGEAIYKNVFDSIKNNPNGRIIHWEHKLMKKRPRPISKNRSANLNTRDINPETDGHLRVIETWLKPNANRINPKIAVLELSTKAVKCLIGKDQELIKNAKVDEFNFQNFIRNANKTETGKGLDAQNDMNLRYFERNVLPTIRNWKRVMMQEDVDVVYTVATAAYRTARNRDDIIAFIKEKTGINVRILSKKEESVSTMFAYLFSSRYKQQMLSSQHVIMIDQGGGSTEVSVFQNSDLVSSYSINLGTTALRNILFLDSDRDTPVSEALKRSDQKLKERLVVFYKNMGDAMTSETESFCISVGTAITHATGGKNNAAQHDRVMTREKIEACIETCTQAILDQFDTVEQLNEFDFEASGSSKRLDDQITMRLGLPMFLSLMDRFNIKEIHVSGTGLWYGIYLQHLHNIADN